A genomic segment from Anopheles maculipalpis chromosome X, idAnoMacuDA_375_x, whole genome shotgun sequence encodes:
- the LOC126559982 gene encoding max-like protein X, translated as MNDSIKYEMDMKMEPSSPPEKDRTMYSRCSSAGSIHTPTSSAHNSEDEEDSGDNKSSTMSYKERRREAHTQAEQKRRDAIKKGYDSLQELVPTCQQTDASGYKLSKASVLQKSIDYIGYLLQSKKKLEEERASLQKEVMALRIIQKNYENMLQHQQTSPGRTEARLSDDIKFQVFKAIMDEMFVTFEQLPMNDFAELTSGVIPWLEEHCKPHLLRDVVNRMLAHITANITAEVAQDRVGSRDMN; from the exons ATGAACGACA GTATCAAATACGAGATGGACATGAAGATGGAACCTTCTAGCCCACCGGAAAAGGACCGTACAATGTACTCGCGGTGTTCGAGCGCGGGtagcatacacacaccgaCCTCATCTGCGCACAATTCAG AGGACGAAGAAGACTCGGGCGATAATAAAAGTAGCACGATGAGCTACAAGGAACGACGACGGGAGGCACACACCCAAGCGGAACAGAAGCGACGGGACGCAATTAAGAAGGGCTACGATTCGCTCCAGGAGCTAGTACCGACCTGCCAGCAAACCGATGCGTCCGGCTACAAGCTTAGCAAAGCGTCCGTGCTGCAGAAATCGATCGACTACATCGGGTATCTGCTGCAGAGCAAGAAAAAGCTCGAAGAGGAACGGGCCTCGCTTCAGAAGGAGGTGATGGCGTTGCGCATCATACAGAAGAATTACGAAAACATGCTGCAGCACCAGCAAACGTCGCCGGGCCGTACGGAGGCAAGGCTGAGCGATGATATCAAGTTTCAGGTGTTTAAAGCGATAATGGACGAAATGTTCGTCACGTTCGAGCAGCTGCCGATGAACGACTTTGCGGAACTTACGTCCGGTGTTATACCGTGGCTGGAGGAGCACTGTAAGCCGCACCTGTTGCGGGACGTGGTAAACCGGATGCTGGCCCACATAACGGCCAACATTACGGCGGAGGTAGCGCAGGATAGGGTGGGCAGCCGGGATATGAATTGA
- the LOC126557945 gene encoding tRNA:m(4)X modification enzyme TRM13 homolog, giving the protein MGDTEQPNEPDSKKPKLQSTDQSSARCQFFVQRKKRYCKMTVGNGKVYCGEHEPTNAGNATDPATSDRIPCPFDPKHTISAAKKEKHMKICNARPPAEQQPYIVPEINSTSDVDEVPGDAASNVADVKLSDMPPDRLIALIAKINQLYDGSVEALLKEQSPRHEILAQELTLEHYGPQTLKHLTQSSALLGLLETYECLANDTAYVEFGAGKGQVAYWLARIVETQLENCKVLLVDRASHRHKKDNKIETREIVQRVRADIADLELGQLNLLESSRKIVGIGKHLCGGATDLALRCLVRSGKGESGVSRVKGCLFALCCHHRCEWRTFAGKSFLLANGIEREDFECIVRMVSWAVCGTGRSRERQANGPPDEESKQDRCGLTRTEREAVGRKCKRVLDAARLHYMEQHGYDGQLRYYVTSEITPENVCLVCVNK; this is encoded by the coding sequence ATGGGTGATACAGAGCAACCGAACGAACCGGACAGCAAGAAGCCGAAACTCCAATCAACCGACCAGTCGTCGGCAAGATGCCAATTCTTCGTACAGCGTAAAAAACGATACTGCAAGATGACGGTTGGTAACGGGAAGGTGTACTGTGGTGAGCATGAACCGACCAACGCCGGTAACGCTACCGATCCTGCCACGAGCGATCGAATACCGTGCCCGTTCGATCCGAAACACACAATATCGGCCGCTAAGAAGGAGAAGCATATGAAAATTTGCAACGCACGTCCGCCGGCGGAACAGCAACCGTACATTGTGCCCGAGATTAATAGTACCTCGGATGTGGACGAGGTGCCCGGTGATGCAGCGTCCAATGTTGCGGATGTAAAGCTATCGGATATGCCGCCGGATAGGTTGATCGCGCTGATAGCCAAGATTAACCAGCTCTACGATGGTTCAGTGGAAGCGCTGCTGAAGGAACAATCACCCCGGCACGAAATTCTAGCACAGGAACTAACGTTGGAACACTACGGTCCGCAAACGCTAAAACACTTGACCCAATCGTCCGCACTGCTCGGTTTGCTCGAGACTTACGAGTGCTTAGCGAACGATACCGCATACGTGGAGTTCGGCGCGGGAAAGGGCCAGGTTGCATACTGGCTGGCAAGAATCGTCGAAACGCAGCTAGAAAACTGCAAAGTACTGCTAGTGGATCGTGCCTCCCATCGGCACAAAAAGGATAATAAGATAGAGACGCGTGAAATTGTACAGCGAGTACGGGCGGACATTGCTGACCTGGAGTTGGGTCAGTTAAATTTGTTGGAATCGAGCCGGAAGATTGTTGGCATCGGGAAGCATCTTTGTGGTGGTGCTACGGATCTCGCTTTACGCTGTTTGGTGCGCAGCGGTAAGGGTGAATCGGGTGTGTCTCGGGTTAAGGGATGCCTTTTTGCGCTGTGCTGCCATCACCGGTGTGAGTGGCGAACGTTCGCTGGGAAATCGTTCCTGCTGGCGAACGGTATCGAGCGGGAGGATTTTGAGTGTATCGTGCGGATGGTAAGCTGGGCCGTTTGTGGTACAGGACGGAGTCGCGAACGGCAGGCGAACGGGCCGCCGGATGAGGAAAGCAAACAGGACCGGTGTGGATTGACGCGAACGGAGCGGGAAGCTGTTGGGAGAAAGTGTAAAAGGGTTTTGGATGCTGCCCGGTTGCATTACATGGAGCAGCATGGATACGATGGGCAACTAAGGTATTACGTGACGAGTGAAATAACGCCGGAAAACGTTTGTCTTGTTTGtgtgaacaaataa
- the LOC126568157 gene encoding RING finger protein unkempt homolog codes for MASTDPSKSLFTTQTEKPNHYTYLKEFRVEQCPSFLQHKCNQHRPFVCFNWHFMNQRRRRPVRRRDGSFNYSADNYCPKYDETTGICPDGDDCPFLHRTAGDTERRYHLRYYKTCMCVHDTDARGYCVKNGHHCAFAHGIHDQRPPVYDIKELEALQNVEDPGEGLNGPNVLDKERNLMNEDPKWQDTNYVLAHYKTEPCKRPPRLCRQGYACPQFHNSKDKRRSPRKFKYRSTPCPNVKHGEEWGEPANCEAGDNCQYCHTRTEQQFHPEIYKSTKCNDVQQAGYCPRSVFCAFAHVEPYIVMEEDSQTIALSDMRSSVLSSSDGGAGGGGPGGGGGGNGAGGGGNGGNVPGGGGGVIAPGVLGGNGGGVPGGPLVSAVVGSGSKKDAHDLTNFSYFQLLPNGSAESSESASTSSLGSNNSSHNKAPGSHLQQQKHNATLIGNGHNAANPLSGLGLLSNGGPTGVNSGSANTGSILSSLDFSQDLPKQMVSMDHELSIHPLEREHQKRVACLTFNMFGVESPLDGGMYDLARRQDNMHGLENSMSGLMSSGLLPSSSAPVNIPGSSMGNSISGILQGTSAPVNIPGSSLGHNFSPSSHSNLFGLHDPFGAHHIGSGSAPKLSNNSYGHNHTDNFFFHSNNIISPVLGDGLSASPEIRRMSDLNPLSSELSSNTTNLLFADNQHHQAQQQAQQQAQQPQQQQQQQHHLHHQAQQSQQPPSQQQQQQQQQQQVQKQQQVPQQQQQQQQVINWEERVLQATTACEAWKAQMEESNRKTAIAEQQRDEALSHVKALTEKLEQMKISGNGCPTNYRSCDLRGMPLAKLKSIQAKLREEIEEVEIVLYQETANKCMKCEEKNRSVTLVPCNHYVVCDTCATTQRECPYCQTPVTPKA; via the exons ATGGCGTCAACTGATCCATCGAAATCATTGTTTACTACGCAAACGGAAAAACCGAACCATTATAC CTACCTAAAGGAATTTCGCGTCGAGCAGTGCCCCTCGTTTCTGCAGCACAAATGCAACCAGCATCGGCCGTTCGTGTGCTTCAATTGGCACTTTATGAATCAGCGGCGGCGTCGACCGGTACGCCGACGGGACGGTTCCTTCAACTACAGTGCGGACAATTACTGTCCCAAGTATGACGAAACGACCGGCATCTGCCCGGACGGGGACGA CTGCCCATTCCTTCACCGTACAGCGGGCGATACCGAACGGCGGTATCATCTGCGCTACTACAAAACATGCATGTGCGTACATGATACCGATGCGCGCGGTTACTGCGTAAAGAATGGGCACCATTGCGCATTTGCACACGGCATCCATGACCAGAGGCCACCGGTGTACGATATTAAGGAGCTGGAAGCGCTCCAGAACGTGGAGGATCCGGGCGAAGGGCTGAACGGACCGAACGTGCTCGACAAGGAGCGCAATCTGATGAACGAGGACCCAAAATGGCAGGATACGAACTATGTGCTGGCGCACTACAAGACGGAACCGTGCAAGCGTCCGCCGCGTCTATGCCGCCAGGGGTACGCCTGTCCGCAGTTTCACAACAGCAAGGACAAACGGCGCAGTCCGAGAAAGTTCAAGTATCG ATCAACACCGTGCCCGAACGTGAAGCATGGTGAGGAGTGGGGCGAACCGGCAAACTGTGAGGCCGGCGATAACTGTCAGTACTGTCATACGCGCACCGAGCAGCAATTTCATCCGGAAATCTACAAATCGACCAAGTGTAACGATGTTCAGCAGGCAGGCTACTGTCCCCGTTCGGTGTTCTGTGCGTTCGCGCACGTTGAGC CCTACATCGTTATGGAGGAAGATTCGCAAACAATTGCACTCTCGGACATGCGCTCGTCCGTACTTTCGTCGTCTGATGgtggtgccggtggtggtggtccagGTGGTGGGGGCGGTGGcaatggtgctggtggtggtggaaatgGTGGCAATGTacccggtggcggtggtggtgttatTGCACCCGGCGTTCTTGGTGGAAATGGTGGCGGTGTTCCTGGAGGACCGCTAGTGTCGGCTGTAGTCGGTTCGGGCAGTAAAAAGGATGCCCACGATTTAACG AATTTTTCCTACTTCCAGCTACTGCCGAATGGCAGTGCCGAGAGCAGCGAATCGGCCAGCACTAGCAGCCTCGGCTCGAACAACAGCTCGCACAACAAAGCGCCTGGATCGCATCTGCAGCAACAGAAGCACAATGCGACGCTGATCGGTAACGGGCACAACGCGGCCAACCCACTCAGCGGGTTGGGTTTACTGAGCAATGGTGGACCGACCGGCGTCAACAGTGGTAGCGCTaacactggctcaatactgtCGAGCCTTGACTTTAGTCAGGATTTACCGAAACAG ATGGTTTCGATGGACCACGAGCTGTCAATACATCCGCTAGAACGCGAACATCAGAAGCGCGTTGCGTGCTTGACTTTCAACATGTTCGGTGTAGAATCGCCACTCGATGGTGGAATGT ACGATCTAGCCAGAAGGCAAGACAATATGCACGGGCTTGAGAATTCGATGTCCGGTTTGATGTCCTCGGGTCTGTTACCGAGCAGTTCGGCACCCGTCAACATTCCAGGCTCATCGATGGGTAACTCAATTTCTG GCATTCTGCAAGGCACATCCGCACCGGTAAACATTCCTGGCAGCTCACTCGGTCACAACTTTAGTCCGTCGTCCCATTCGAACCTGTTCGGTTTGCACGATCCCTTCGGGGCGCATCACATAGGGAGCGGTTCGGCACCGAAGCTCAGCAACAATTCGTACGGCCACAACCATACCGACAATTTCTTCTTCCACTCGAACAACATCATCTCGCCCGTGCTCGGTGACGGGCTATCTGCTAGCCCTGAAATAAG AAGAATGTCCGATCTGAATCCGCTCAGCAGTGAGCTAAGCAGTAACACAACGAATTTGCTGTTTGCCGATAATCAACATCACCAGGCACAGCAGCAGGCCCAGCAGCAGGCGCAAcaaccacagcagcaacagcagcaacagcatcatttACACCACCAGGCGCAACAATCGCAACAGCCTCCctcacaacagcagcagcaacagcaacaacagcagcaagttcaaaaacagcaacaagttccacagcagcagcaacagcagcaacaggtgaTCAATTGGGAAGAGCGCGTCCTACAGGCAACGACCGCTTGCGAAGCATGGAAAGCACAAATGGAGGAAAGTAATCGCAAG ACGGCTATTGCGGAGCAGCAACGCGATGAAGCACTATCGCACGTGAAAGCACTGACGGAAAAGCTGGAACAGATGAAAATATCCGGCAATGGATGCCCAACGAACTATCGTTCGTGCGATCTGCGCGGTATGCCGCTGGCCAAATTGAAAAGCATTCAG
- the LOC126560425 gene encoding DDB1- and CUL4-associated factor 7, giving the protein MSGTTGKRKEIYKYLAPWPLYSMNWSVRPDKRFRLALGSFVEEYNNKVQIISLDEDTSEFSAKSTFDHPYPTTKIMWIPDSKGVYPDLLATSGDYLRLWRAGEPDTRLECVLNNNKNSDFCAPLTSFDWNEVDLNLVGTSSIDTTCTIWGLETSQPLGRVNLVSGHVKTQLIAHDKEVYDIAFSRAGGGRDMFASVGADGSVRMFDLRHLEHSTIIYEDPAHTPLLRLAWNKQDPNYLATVAMDSCEVIILDVRVPCTPVARLSNHRACVNGIAWAPHSSCHICTAGDDHQALIWDIQQMPRPIEDPILAYTAAEGEVNQIQWGATQPDWIAICYKTACEILRV; this is encoded by the exons ATGTCCGGCACGACGGGAAAGCGCAAGGAGATTTACAAATATCTCGCACCATGGCCGCTCTACTCTATGAACTGGTCGGTGCGGCCCGACAAACGGTTCCGGCTAGCGCTCGGCAGCTTTGTCGAGGAGTACAACAACAAGGTGCAGATCATCAGCCTCGACGAGGATACCAGCGAGTTCAGTGCGAAAAG CACATTCGACCATCCCTATCCAACCACGAAGATTATGTGGATCCCGGATTCGAAGGGCGTGTATCCGGATCTGCTCGCAACCAGTGGTGACTATCTGCGGCTGTGGCGTGCCGGCGAACCCGACACACGGCTCGAATGTGtgctaaacaacaacaaaaacagtgaCTTCTGTGCACCGCTTACCTCGTTCGACTGGAACGAGGTGGATCTAAATCTCGTCGGCACATCGTCGATCGATACGACCTGTACGATCTGGGGTCTGGAAACGAGCCAACCGCTCGGGCGCGTTAATCTCGTGTCCGGGCACGTGAAGACGCAACTCATCGCGCACGACAAAGAGGTGTACGATATTGCGTTTTCGCGCGCGGGCGGTGGACGGGATATGTTTGCGTCGGTCGGTGCGGACGGTAGTGTGCGTATGTTCGATCTGCGCCATCTAGAGCACTCCACCATCATCTACGAAGATCCGGCCCATACGCCGTTGCTCCGGTTGgcatggaacaagcaggatCCGAATTATCTCGCAACGGTGGCAATGGATAGCTGCGAGGTGATTATACTGGACGTGCGCGTACCGTGCACACCGGTTGCCCGGCTGAGCAATCATCGGGCGTGCGTGAATGGTATTGCGTGGGCACCGCACAGCTCGTGCCATATCTGTACGGCGGGCGATGACCATCAGGCACTGATCTGGGACATCCAGCAGATGCCGCGGCCTATCGAAGATCCGATCCTCGCGTACACCGCTGCCGAGGGTGAGGTAAACCAGATACAGTGGGGTGCCACGCAACCGGACTGGATTGCCATCTGCTACAAGACAGCGTGCGAAATTTTGCGCGTCTAA
- the LOC126565478 gene encoding uncharacterized protein LOC126565478 gives MATDGYNPDKLRNIELKAKIVDENAFAHRVTIAKQLTGTDGVVINQKDVFFKASNGRLKLRYLTDKKSELISYDRPNVAGPKLSLYSKLDVDQPELLEQILSETVGVRGTVAKKRLLFLHGQTRIHLDVVENLGHFLEFEVVLKPEQTIDEGQTVVAEMKRLFEISDEDLMSGAYIDQLLA, from the exons ATGGCAACAGACGGCTACAACCCAGATAAGCTGCGAAATATTGAGCTAAAGGCGAAAATAGTAGACGAGAATGCGTTTGCGCATCGGGTGACCATTGCGAAGCAGCTTACCGGAACGGATGGTGTAGTGATAAACCAAAAGGAcgtattttttaaagcttccaACGGACGTCTGAAGCTGCGCTATCTTACG GACAAAAAATCGGAACTCATCAGCTACGATCGGCCGAACGTAGCAGGACCAAAGTTATCGCTCTACTCCAAACTGGACGTCGATCAGCCGGAACTGTTGGAGCAAATACTTTCCGAAACGGTCGGTGTTCGTGGGACGGTCGCTAAGAAACGGCTACTGTTTCTACACGGTCAAACACGCATACATCTGGATGTGGTTGAGAATTTGGGACATTTTCTGGAGTTCGAGGTAGTGCTAAAGCCCGAACAAACGATCGACGAAGGACAGACGGTGGTGGCCGAAATGAAGCGTTTGTTCGAAATTTCCGATGAAGATTTAATGTCCGGAGCTTACATAGATCAGCTACTTGCATGA
- the LOC126558141 gene encoding aminoacylase-1A-like, with translation MCEKGSDCSAKYQEWEANEEIQIFREYLRIPTVHPNVNYDECVEFLKRQAAALDLPVRVVEVNPRKPIVIITWEGTDPQEKSIILNSHMDVVPVYEAHWTHPPFAAEMDHEGRIYARGAQDMKCVGMQFLGAIRALRRDGVRLKRTIHATFVPDEEIGGKLGMMEWVHKESFRELNAGFSIDEGIAGEGETYPLFYGERSVWHVYFNISGTPGHGSLLLKGTAGQKAHYIIDKLMRFRENEVQRLENNPEFTIGDVTTVNITIMKGGVQENVVPPELSVCFDIRLAVDVNHLEFENQLLDWCREAGGGIELEYDQKCPYVKPTKLDSSNIYWVAFKDALDELGLKVKPQIFPGGTDSRYIRGIGIPAIGFSPMNNTPVLLHDHDEFLKADTFLDGIRIYRKIITNVANA, from the exons ATGTGTGAGAAGGGGTCGGACTGTAGCGCGAAGTATCAGGAGTGGGAAGCGAACGAGGAAATTCAAATCTTCCGCGAATATCTGCGCATCCCAACGGTGCATCCGAATGTGAACTACG ATGAGTGTGTAGAGTTTCTGAAGCGTCAAGCGGCAGCGCTAGACCTTCCGGTGCGCGTCGTCGAGGTGAATCCACGCAAACCGATCGTCATCATTACGTGGGAGGGTACGGATCCCCAGGAGAAGTCCATCATCCTGAACTCGCACATGGATGTGGTGCCGGTGTACGAGGCACACTGGACCCATCCACCGTTCGCGGCGGAGATGGATCACGAGGGACGCATCTATGCTCGGGGCGCACAGGACATGAAGTGTGTCGGGATGCAGTTTCTAGGTGCGATTCGCGCGTTGCGCCGTGACGGTGTCCGGTTGAAGCGTACGATCCATGCGACGTTCGTACCGGATGAGGAAATTGGTGGTAAGCTCGGCATGATGGAGTGGGTACACAAGGAATCGTTCCGGGAGCTGAATGCGGGCTTTTCCATCGACGAGGGCATTGCTGGGGAGGGAGAGACTTATCCACTGTTCTACGGGGAGCgtagtgtttggc ATGTGTATTTCAACATTTCTGGAACTCCGGGACATGGATCGTTGCTGTTGAAGGGTACGGCGGGACAGAAGGCACACTACATCATCGACAAGCTAATGCGATTCCGAGAGAATGAGGTACAGCGGTTGGAAAACAATCCAGAGTTTACGATCGGCGATGTGACGACGGTCAATATCACCATCATGAAG GGTGGCGTGCAGGAAAACGTTGTACCACCGGAGCTGTCGGTTTGCTTCGACATTCGCCTAGCAGTCGATGTAAACCACCTGGAGTTTGAGAACCAGCTGCTTGACTGGTGCCGTGAGGCGGGCGGCGGTATTGAGCTAGAGTACGACCAAAAGTGCCCGTACGTGAAACCGACCAAGCTGGACAGCTCCAACATCTACTGGGTGGCCTTCAAGGACGCACTGGATGAGCTGGGCCTGAAGGTGAAGCCACAGATCTTCCCGGGCGGTACGGATAGCCGGTACATTCGCGGCATTGGCATCCCTGCGATCGGTTTCTCGCCGATGAACAATACCCCGGTGCTGCTGCACGATCACGACGAGTTTTTGAAAGCGGACACATTCCTGGACGGCATCCGAATCTACCGTAAGATAATCACTAACGTAGCGAACGCTTAG